One genomic region from Haloterrigena gelatinilytica encodes:
- a CDS encoding PLP-dependent cysteine synthase family protein encodes MTSHEQPVDSVLETIGRTPLVALQDGPTDVDLYAKLETFNPGASVKDRIGRYMLEAMLERGELSEDGTIIEPTAGNTGIGFAIAAEQLGLEAIFVVPERFSVEKQQLMAALGAEIINTPTDAGMGGAIERAHELAAELDDAVVPQQFSNPLNVEAHYETTGPEIYEALDGEVGAVVAGCGTAGTLMGIAEYALERDDSTYVAAVEPEGSIYGEALGDDREEDEYKIEGIGTHDLATNELFDPDLVDAVYAIPDRDAHDELRRLAREEGHLVASSAGAASVAARRVARAISTGEIDAPHETVVTVFPDSSERYLSKGIYRSFEEWEG; translated from the coding sequence ATGACGAGCCACGAGCAGCCGGTCGACTCGGTCCTCGAGACGATCGGTCGGACGCCGCTGGTCGCCCTGCAGGACGGACCCACGGATGTCGACCTGTACGCGAAACTCGAGACGTTCAACCCCGGGGCCAGCGTCAAGGATCGCATCGGCCGGTACATGCTCGAGGCGATGCTCGAGCGCGGGGAGCTCTCCGAGGACGGGACGATCATCGAACCGACCGCGGGGAACACGGGGATCGGGTTCGCGATCGCCGCCGAACAGCTGGGTCTCGAGGCGATCTTCGTCGTCCCGGAGCGGTTCAGCGTCGAGAAACAGCAGCTGATGGCCGCGCTGGGCGCCGAGATCATCAACACGCCCACGGACGCGGGGATGGGCGGGGCGATCGAGCGCGCCCACGAACTGGCCGCGGAGCTCGACGACGCCGTCGTTCCCCAGCAGTTCTCGAATCCGCTCAACGTCGAAGCCCACTACGAGACCACCGGACCCGAGATCTACGAGGCGCTGGACGGCGAGGTGGGGGCCGTCGTCGCCGGTTGTGGCACCGCAGGGACGCTGATGGGCATCGCGGAGTACGCCCTCGAGCGGGACGACTCGACCTACGTCGCCGCGGTCGAACCCGAGGGCTCGATCTACGGCGAGGCGCTGGGCGACGACCGCGAGGAGGACGAGTACAAGATCGAGGGGATCGGTACCCACGATCTGGCGACCAACGAACTGTTCGATCCCGACCTCGTCGACGCCGTCTACGCGATCCCGGACCGGGACGCCCACGACGAGCTCCGGCGACTGGCCCGCGAGGAGGGCCACCTCGTCGCCTCGAGTGCGGGCGCGGCGAGCGTCGCCGCGAGGCGGGTAGCGCGGGCGATTTCGACGGGCGAGATCGACGCGCCCCACGAGACCGTCGTGACGGTGTTTCCGGACTCGAGCGAGCGCTACCTCTCGAAGGGGATCTACCGGTCGTTCGAGGAGTGGGAGGGCTAA
- a CDS encoding DUF5798 family protein, with protein sequence MGLGSTAKKIQSLSDRAEAMYKQVQQLQKRIISLEEEMDDTHDTVNRMDHQLTEQRALLLAIAEEHDIDGEQILADAAIDEAELEAEESDATADETTDESADADASDATAK encoded by the coding sequence ATGGGACTTGGCAGCACCGCAAAGAAGATTCAGAGCCTCTCGGATCGCGCCGAGGCGATGTACAAGCAGGTACAACAGCTCCAAAAGCGGATCATCTCGCTGGAGGAGGAGATGGACGACACCCACGACACGGTCAACCGAATGGACCACCAGCTGACCGAACAGCGCGCGCTCCTGCTGGCCATCGCCGAGGAACACGACATCGACGGCGAACAGATCCTCGCCGACGCGGCCATCGACGAGGCCGAACTAGAGGCCGAGGAGAGCGACGCTACTGCGGACGAGACGACCGACGAATCGGCGGACGCCGACGCGAGCGACGCGACGGCCAAATAG
- a CDS encoding Hsp20/alpha crystallin family protein, translated as MVLRPTPSTWTQGLDVPSQLFSDRGGNDYELYEEDDEFVLTIDMPGFETDEIGLSWDDGVLNVAAEHVDDERGRKKTYHRRFRFPKTIDEDAISAEYTNGVLEVELPVADAVTRGKEIPLEG; from the coding sequence ATGGTGCTCCGACCGACGCCAAGCACCTGGACGCAAGGCCTCGACGTACCGTCCCAACTGTTCAGTGACCGAGGCGGCAACGACTACGAACTGTACGAGGAGGACGACGAGTTCGTCCTGACGATCGACATGCCGGGCTTCGAGACCGACGAGATCGGGCTCTCGTGGGACGACGGCGTCCTCAACGTCGCCGCCGAGCACGTCGACGACGAGCGCGGTCGCAAGAAGACCTACCACCGGCGGTTCCGGTTCCCCAAGACCATCGACGAGGACGCCATCTCCGCCGAGTACACCAACGGCGTCCTCGAGGTCGAACTGCCGGTCGCCGACGCCGTCACCCGCGGGAAGGAGATCCCTCTCGAGGGGTGA
- a CDS encoding CDC48 family AAA ATPase, producing the protein MRLRVRPLKRKDAGSGLAAIDRDALEELGVSSGEFVAIEGRDGRVIARVWPGRSEDRGRGIVRIDGQLRQAAGVRIDDRVTVEPADVEPAERVTIALPENVRIRGDVGSYLGDKLTERAVSPGDQYSLSLGFGLLSSRSGRRLPVTVVDTEPDGPVVVDASTEIEVAERDPDRLSVEAEGPLEESETAAAAGAAGAESPTVTYEDVGGLDDELEQVREMIELPMRHPELFRALGIEPPKGVLLHGPPGTGKTLIARAVANEVDAHFLTISGPEIMSKYYGESEEQLREVFEEAAENEPAIVFIDELDSIAPKREEVQGDTERRVVAQLLSLMDGLEQRGEITVIGTTNRVDDIDPALRRPGRFDREIEIGVPDAAGREEILQIHTRGMPLAEEIDLERYAENTHGFVGADLENLAKEAAMTAMRRVRPELDLEEAEIPANVLEEIEVTADDFKSALRGIEPSAMREVFVEVPDVTWDDVGGLEEAKERLRESVQWPMEHADAYERVALEPAKGVLLHGPPGTGKTLLAKAVANESQSNFISVKGPELFDKYVGESEKGVREIFSKARENAPTIVFFDEIDAIASERGSGVGDSNVGERVVSQLLTELDGLEELEDVVVIAASNRPELIDDALLRPGRLDRHVAVDEPDERARREIFAIHTEDRPLADDVDLDELAAETEGYTGADVEAVCREAATIAVREHVRAEAEGEDRDVEAIVLTAEHFERALEEISPESAAEFEGGPSASEFEGVLESGESETEAE; encoded by the coding sequence ATGCGACTCCGCGTACGACCGCTCAAACGGAAGGACGCAGGCAGCGGTCTCGCCGCGATCGATCGCGACGCGCTCGAGGAACTGGGCGTCTCGAGCGGCGAGTTCGTCGCGATCGAGGGTCGCGACGGCCGGGTGATCGCCCGCGTCTGGCCCGGCCGCTCCGAAGACCGAGGTCGGGGTATCGTCCGCATCGACGGCCAACTTCGACAGGCCGCAGGCGTCCGAATCGACGACCGCGTGACCGTCGAACCCGCCGACGTCGAGCCCGCCGAACGCGTCACGATCGCGCTCCCCGAGAACGTGCGCATCCGGGGCGACGTCGGCTCCTACCTGGGCGACAAACTCACGGAGCGGGCCGTCAGCCCCGGCGACCAGTACTCGCTGTCGCTTGGCTTCGGCCTGCTCTCGAGTCGCTCCGGGCGGCGGCTCCCGGTGACCGTCGTCGACACCGAGCCCGACGGCCCGGTCGTCGTCGACGCGAGCACCGAGATCGAGGTCGCCGAGCGCGATCCCGATCGGCTCTCCGTCGAAGCCGAAGGGCCGCTCGAGGAGAGCGAAACCGCCGCCGCTGCGGGCGCCGCTGGAGCCGAGAGCCCGACCGTCACCTACGAGGACGTCGGCGGTCTCGACGATGAACTCGAGCAGGTCCGCGAGATGATCGAACTGCCGATGCGCCACCCCGAACTCTTCCGCGCGCTCGGCATCGAGCCGCCGAAGGGCGTCCTGCTGCACGGTCCGCCGGGCACCGGGAAGACGCTGATCGCCCGCGCGGTCGCCAACGAGGTCGACGCCCACTTCCTGACGATCTCCGGCCCGGAGATCATGTCGAAGTACTACGGCGAGAGCGAAGAGCAGCTCCGCGAGGTGTTCGAGGAGGCCGCCGAGAACGAGCCGGCGATCGTCTTCATCGACGAACTCGACTCCATCGCGCCAAAGCGCGAGGAGGTCCAGGGCGACACCGAACGGCGCGTCGTCGCCCAACTCCTCTCGCTGATGGACGGGCTCGAGCAACGGGGCGAGATCACCGTCATCGGCACCACGAACCGCGTCGACGACATCGATCCCGCGCTGCGCCGGCCGGGCCGGTTCGACCGCGAGATCGAGATCGGCGTCCCCGACGCCGCGGGCCGCGAGGAGATCCTGCAGATCCACACCCGCGGGATGCCCCTAGCCGAGGAGATCGACCTCGAGCGCTACGCCGAGAACACTCACGGCTTCGTCGGCGCCGACCTCGAGAACTTGGCGAAGGAAGCCGCGATGACGGCGATGCGCCGCGTGCGGCCCGAACTCGACCTCGAGGAGGCGGAGATCCCCGCGAACGTCCTCGAGGAGATCGAGGTCACCGCCGACGATTTCAAGTCGGCGCTGCGGGGGATCGAGCCCTCCGCGATGCGCGAGGTCTTCGTCGAGGTCCCCGACGTCACCTGGGACGACGTCGGCGGCCTCGAGGAGGCCAAGGAACGACTCCGCGAGAGCGTCCAGTGGCCGATGGAACACGCCGACGCCTACGAGCGTGTCGCCCTGGAGCCCGCCAAGGGCGTCCTGCTGCACGGCCCGCCGGGCACCGGAAAGACGCTGCTCGCCAAAGCCGTCGCCAACGAGTCCCAGTCGAACTTCATCTCTGTGAAGGGCCCGGAGCTGTTCGACAAGTACGTCGGCGAGTCGGAGAAGGGCGTCCGCGAGATCTTCAGCAAGGCCCGCGAGAACGCGCCGACGATCGTCTTCTTCGACGAGATCGACGCCATCGCGAGCGAACGAGGTAGCGGCGTCGGCGACTCGAACGTCGGCGAGCGCGTCGTCTCCCAGCTGCTGACCGAACTCGACGGCCTCGAGGAACTCGAGGACGTGGTCGTGATCGCGGCCTCGAACCGGCCCGAACTGATCGACGACGCGCTGCTCCGACCCGGCCGCCTCGACCGCCACGTCGCGGTCGACGAACCCGACGAACGGGCTCGCCGGGAGATCTTCGCGATCCACACCGAAGACCGGCCCCTCGCGGACGACGTGGATCTCGACGAACTCGCGGCCGAGACCGAAGGGTACACCGGCGCCGACGTCGAGGCGGTCTGTCGCGAGGCCGCGACTATCGCCGTCCGCGAGCACGTCCGGGCCGAAGCCGAGGGCGAGGACCGCGACGTCGAGGCGATCGTGCTGACGGCCGAGCACTTCGAGCGGGCCCTCGAGGAGATTTCGCCCGAATCGGCCGCGGAGTTCGAGGGCGGTCCCAGCGCGAGCGAGTTCGAGGGCGTCCTCGAGAGCGGCGAGAGCGAAACGGAGGCCGAGTAA
- a CDS encoding outer membrane protein assembly factor BamB family protein, translated as MGTATPNPTGNRLTRPTRRPNCGTRWPPPTVTDDACYVPLGDGTVAALERDGALRWRRQVERGGHGSGMNFVTSPAIAGGTLYVTNAWQLTALDAETGREQWSVETGNDHPVIADGVVYVSGLNAIAAYNGSDGSELWRYRPGATSGGGERVAPVVGGVVFYPSAGLHALRGSDTSDST; from the coding sequence GTGGGGACGGCGACACCGAATCCGACGGGGAATCGACTGACTCGTCCGACGAGACGGCCGAACTGCGGGACACGCTGGCCGCCGCCGACCGTCACCGACGACGCCTGCTACGTCCCGCTCGGCGACGGGACCGTCGCGGCGCTCGAGCGCGACGGCGCGCTGCGCTGGCGCCGACAGGTCGAACGCGGCGGCCACGGCTCGGGGATGAATTTCGTCACGTCGCCGGCGATCGCCGGCGGGACACTGTACGTCACGAACGCGTGGCAACTGACGGCACTCGACGCAGAGACCGGGAGGGAGCAGTGGTCGGTCGAGACCGGCAACGACCATCCCGTCATCGCCGACGGCGTCGTCTACGTGAGCGGGCTGAACGCGATCGCGGCCTACAACGGGAGCGACGGGAGCGAACTGTGGCGGTATCGACCCGGGGCGACGAGCGGTGGCGGGGAGCGAGTCGCCCCCGTCGTCGGCGGCGTAGTTTTCTACCCGAGCGCGGGACTTCACGCGCTCCGCGGATCGGACACGAGCGATTCGACCTGA
- a CDS encoding alpha/beta fold hydrolase: protein MAELPLEDGTLWYETRGDGRPLVFIHGGWMNGQAWRPQVDRFDDDYEVVTFDVRGHGQTGATEADQYSVELFADDLEALLAHLDLEAPLLCGLSLGSMVVQEFMDRHPDRAAGAILGGAVRSMPPLDMPEGLKPFMSPLPALTTSLSLTGSKTTFRSMLCSIRATTGERWLSVNPEIQAQALDAVDEIGRDEFRKVFDALYRYEPSNLSHVETPTLVVHGEQEAPLVKRQGRQLVSEVGGAEHLELSDSGHLVNLDRPNAFNTASETFLETASAA from the coding sequence ATGGCAGAACTCCCGCTCGAGGACGGCACGCTCTGGTACGAGACGCGCGGCGACGGACGGCCGCTGGTGTTCATCCACGGCGGCTGGATGAACGGGCAGGCCTGGCGGCCCCAGGTCGACCGCTTCGACGACGACTACGAGGTCGTCACCTTCGACGTTCGCGGCCACGGCCAGACGGGGGCGACCGAGGCGGACCAGTACTCGGTCGAACTCTTCGCCGACGACCTCGAGGCGCTCCTCGCGCACCTCGATCTCGAGGCGCCGCTCCTCTGTGGCCTCTCGCTCGGGTCGATGGTCGTCCAGGAGTTCATGGACCGCCACCCCGACCGCGCCGCGGGAGCGATCCTCGGCGGTGCGGTGCGATCGATGCCGCCGCTGGACATGCCCGAGGGGCTGAAACCCTTCATGTCGCCGCTGCCCGCGCTCACGACGTCGCTGTCGCTGACGGGGTCGAAGACGACGTTCCGGTCGATGTTGTGTTCGATCCGGGCGACGACCGGCGAGCGCTGGCTCTCGGTGAATCCGGAGATCCAGGCGCAGGCGCTCGACGCCGTCGACGAGATCGGTCGCGACGAGTTCCGCAAGGTGTTCGACGCGCTCTACCGGTACGAGCCGTCGAACCTCTCGCACGTCGAGACGCCGACGCTGGTCGTCCACGGCGAGCAGGAGGCGCCGCTGGTCAAACGACAGGGGCGACAGCTCGTTTCGGAGGTCGGCGGCGCCGAACACCTGGAACTGTCCGACTCGGGCCACCTCGTCAATCTCGACCGTCCGAACGCGTTCAACACCGCGAGCGAGACGTTCCTCGAGACGGCCAGTGCGGCCTGA
- a CDS encoding uracil-xanthine permease family protein, with protein sequence MSNAGDEFSNRDTGSGTDADSEVAVSDDIEYGIDDKPPLGESFVLGIQHYLTMVGANIAVPLILAGAMEMPADVTARFIGTFFVVSGIATLAQTTFGNRYPIVQGAPFSMLAPALAIVFVVTNGGVGGGSDWQAALVQLQGAIIVAATVQVAMGYLGLVGKLRRFLSPVVIAPTIALIGLALFDAPQITGAEQSWPLLGLTLGLILLFSQYLDVKARAFRLYPVILALVIAWVVAATLSAGGLIADAHPGYVPLEQVTNTDPILPIYPFQWGTPQITTAFVIGMFAGVLASIVESIGDYYAVANLTGSAAPSEKRINHGIGMEGLMNVFSGIMGSAGSTSYSENIGAIGLTGVASRYVVQLGAVVMIVFGFIGYFGQLVATIPDPIVGGLFIAMFAQIVAVGVSNLRHVDLDSSRNTFVIGFALFVGLAIPAYMGNFESTIAFREAIDLEAALAGQPGWLEAAAQAVVDTIFIIGSTGMAVGGLAALVLDNTIPGSREERGLAHWDRITEDESEFESFWDRWLGADNAAVDAERGD encoded by the coding sequence ATGAGCAACGCGGGGGACGAATTCAGTAATCGGGATACTGGCAGCGGCACCGACGCGGATTCTGAGGTCGCCGTCAGCGACGATATCGAGTACGGGATCGACGACAAACCGCCGCTGGGCGAATCGTTCGTGCTGGGGATCCAACACTACCTGACGATGGTCGGGGCGAACATCGCGGTGCCGCTGATTCTGGCGGGTGCGATGGAGATGCCAGCCGACGTAACGGCGCGGTTCATCGGCACCTTCTTCGTCGTCTCGGGGATCGCGACGCTGGCCCAGACGACCTTCGGGAACCGCTACCCGATCGTGCAGGGCGCACCGTTCTCGATGCTCGCGCCGGCGCTGGCGATCGTCTTCGTCGTCACGAACGGCGGCGTCGGCGGCGGTTCCGACTGGCAAGCCGCGCTGGTACAACTACAGGGTGCCATCATCGTCGCCGCGACGGTACAGGTCGCGATGGGGTATCTCGGCCTCGTCGGCAAACTCCGCCGCTTCCTCTCACCGGTGGTCATCGCACCGACTATCGCGCTGATCGGTCTCGCGCTGTTCGACGCGCCCCAGATCACTGGTGCCGAGCAGAGCTGGCCGCTGCTGGGGCTGACGCTCGGCCTGATCTTGCTGTTCTCGCAGTATCTCGACGTCAAAGCTCGAGCGTTCCGGCTCTATCCCGTTATCTTGGCGCTCGTGATCGCGTGGGTCGTCGCCGCGACGCTGTCCGCGGGCGGTCTCATCGCCGACGCCCATCCCGGCTACGTCCCGCTCGAGCAGGTCACGAACACGGATCCGATCCTGCCGATCTACCCGTTCCAGTGGGGGACGCCCCAGATCACGACCGCGTTCGTTATCGGGATGTTCGCGGGCGTACTGGCGTCGATCGTCGAGAGCATCGGCGACTACTACGCCGTCGCTAATCTGACCGGTTCCGCCGCACCGAGCGAGAAGCGAATCAACCACGGCATCGGCATGGAGGGGCTGATGAACGTCTTCTCCGGAATTATGGGCTCCGCGGGCTCGACGTCCTACTCCGAGAACATCGGCGCGATCGGACTGACCGGCGTCGCCTCGCGGTACGTCGTCCAGCTCGGCGCCGTCGTTATGATCGTCTTCGGCTTCATCGGCTACTTCGGGCAACTGGTCGCGACCATTCCGGACCCGATCGTCGGCGGCCTCTTTATCGCTATGTTCGCCCAGATCGTCGCCGTCGGCGTCTCGAACCTCCGGCACGTCGATCTGGACTCCTCGAGAAACACCTTCGTCATCGGCTTCGCGCTGTTCGTCGGGCTGGCGATTCCGGCCTACATGGGGAACTTCGAGAGCACGATCGCGTTCCGCGAGGCGATCGACCTCGAGGCCGCGCTCGCGGGCCAGCCGGGGTGGCTCGAGGCCGCGGCACAAGCCGTCGTCGACACGATATTTATCATCGGCTCGACCGGGATGGCCGTCGGCGGCCTCGCGGCGCTGGTGCTCGACAACACGATTCCGGGCAGCCGCGAGGAGCGCGGCCTCGCCCACTGGGACCGGATCACCGAAGACGAGTCCGAGTTCGAGAGCTTCTGGGACCGCTGGCTCGGGGCCGATAACGCCGCGGTCGACGCCGAACGAGGGGACTGA
- a CDS encoding VWA domain-containing protein has product MVAESGDKKLSSLPFPAIVGQNELKRALLAVAANDGLDGALIVGEKGTAKSTAVRGLVDLLPDQRAVADCPYGCAPDDPSLQCGDCRDRDREELPVETRPVPLVTLPLGATRDRVVGTLSVEDALAGAADFDPGLLARAHRGILYVDEVNLLNDHLVDVILDAAASGVNTVERDGVSVSHPAEFTLVGTMNPEEGDLRPQLRDRFALQATVEGCREIDQRVEVIDRALEADAGNGADSADPWTEYADETATLREELAAARDRLTEVTLPDDFKAEIADLCLEAGVDGHRGDVATARTAMTIAALEGRTTVIESDVHEAAGYTLPHRLRSTPFEDEPDLEDLLEDRFDEESPDEGEREDDADGDESADGGDRGESETESDDGETGTESGGERSDGDGDDGESDGSDGDADSETDDSGPERRPDEADDPTGGEPSPAEAGSGNDGTGDDGSSDTDSNDGDGSDGDDGSGDEEDEDAQPLVPGQRRADVAEVGEAAAPDLETPDAESADAATAGGSRASTDPSTDNRGARVRTEPASGDGPIDAAASVRSAAARGDSRVRKRDLRQSVRRGDAAATIVFAVDASASMRPAMRTAKGVVLDLLRDSYEHRDRVAFVAFAGEDADVLLPPTDSVSLAARHLKELPSGDRTPLPAGLETSRRVLERAETEASVVVLVTDGRANVADGSPTEATRRAARGLAAEDATVIVVDAGDDARAGLSELVAGETGGDVVALEALSPETVRAAAERAADER; this is encoded by the coding sequence ACGGCTGTGCGCCCGACGACCCGAGCCTGCAGTGTGGCGACTGCCGCGACCGCGACCGCGAAGAGTTGCCCGTCGAGACCCGTCCCGTGCCGCTCGTGACCCTCCCGCTGGGCGCGACTCGAGACCGCGTCGTCGGCACCCTCTCGGTCGAGGACGCGCTGGCCGGCGCGGCCGACTTCGATCCCGGCCTGCTCGCCCGCGCGCATCGGGGCATCCTCTACGTCGACGAGGTCAACCTGCTGAACGACCACCTCGTGGACGTCATCCTCGACGCGGCCGCCAGCGGGGTCAATACGGTCGAACGAGACGGAGTCAGCGTCTCTCATCCCGCCGAGTTCACCCTCGTCGGGACGATGAACCCCGAGGAGGGCGACCTTCGGCCCCAACTGCGGGACCGATTCGCCCTGCAAGCCACCGTCGAGGGCTGCCGGGAGATCGACCAGCGCGTCGAGGTCATCGATCGGGCGCTCGAGGCGGACGCCGGCAACGGCGCCGACAGCGCGGACCCGTGGACCGAGTACGCCGACGAGACGGCGACCCTGCGCGAGGAACTCGCGGCGGCCCGCGACCGCCTCACCGAAGTCACGCTCCCGGACGATTTCAAGGCTGAAATCGCCGACCTCTGCCTCGAGGCCGGCGTCGACGGCCACCGCGGCGACGTGGCGACCGCCAGAACCGCGATGACCATCGCGGCGCTCGAGGGCCGAACGACGGTCATCGAATCGGACGTTCACGAGGCCGCCGGCTACACGCTTCCCCACCGGCTCCGGAGCACGCCGTTCGAAGACGAACCCGACCTCGAGGACCTGCTCGAGGATCGGTTCGACGAGGAGTCGCCGGACGAGGGCGAGCGCGAAGACGATGCGGACGGCGACGAATCCGCGGACGGAGGCGACAGAGGCGAATCCGAGACCGAGAGCGACGACGGTGAGACGGGAACCGAATCCGGCGGCGAGCGCAGCGACGGTGACGGCGACGACGGCGAATCCGATGGGAGCGACGGCGACGCCGATTCCGAGACCGACGATTCGGGACCCGAACGCCGGCCCGACGAGGCCGACGACCCGACCGGCGGCGAACCGTCGCCCGCCGAAGCCGGTAGCGGGAACGACGGGACCGGGGACGACGGCTCGAGCGACACCGATTCGAACGACGGCGACGGGAGCGACGGAGACGACGGAAGCGGCGACGAGGAGGACGAGGACGCCCAGCCGCTCGTCCCGGGCCAGCGGCGCGCCGACGTCGCCGAGGTCGGCGAGGCGGCGGCGCCCGACCTCGAGACGCCCGACGCCGAGAGCGCGGACGCGGCGACGGCGGGCGGTTCGCGGGCGAGCACGGACCCCAGCACGGACAACCGCGGCGCCCGCGTCCGGACCGAACCCGCGTCGGGCGACGGCCCCATCGACGCGGCGGCGTCGGTTCGCTCCGCCGCGGCCCGCGGCGACTCCCGCGTTCGGAAGCGGGACCTCCGGCAGTCGGTGCGCCGCGGCGACGCCGCGGCCACGATCGTCTTCGCGGTCGACGCCAGCGCGTCGATGCGCCCGGCGATGCGCACCGCGAAGGGCGTAGTGTTGGACCTCCTTCGGGACAGCTACGAACACCGCGATCGGGTCGCGTTCGTCGCCTTCGCCGGCGAGGACGCCGACGTCCTCCTGCCGCCGACCGACAGCGTCTCGCTGGCCGCGCGCCACCTCAAGGAGCTTCCCTCCGGCGATCGGACGCCCCTGCCCGCGGGCCTCGAGACCTCGCGGCGAGTCCTCGAGCGCGCGGAGACGGAGGCCTCGGTCGTCGTCCTCGTGACCGACGGCCGGGCGAACGTCGCCGACGGGAGTCCGACCGAGGCGACCCGGCGGGCCGCGCGGGGCCTCGCGGCCGAGGACGCGACGGTGATCGTCGTCGACGCCGGCGACGACGCTCGGGCCGGCCTCTCGGAACTGGTCGCCGGCGAGACGGGTGGCGACGTGGTCGCCCTCGAGGCGCTGTCGCCCGAAACGGTCCGCGCCGCGGCCGAGCGGGCCGCGGACGAGCGATAG